CACTCCACCATTGTACATGCGTTCTTGGATCCTCCTTCCGGGGCCCTCAATCCACCGGTGCAAGGGAGGCAGACACACCCACATCCGCATGGCATCCACTCCGGCTGTCTCGCACTTGCTCTTCACATGCCTGAAGCAGAGTAAAGCCTTCTAGAAGCCGTCGTCGCAACAGAATGCCTGCCGAGCTTCGTGGCCTTTGCAGGCCCCGTTTTCCTCTGACAGCTTCGTGCTGAACCAACTTTTTTTAGGAAATAATTAAAATGGTCCGGGCTCAAGCCACAAACAAGCTAGAGCATTTCGGTTGTATGTTTACGGCAAAAATAAAGTCCAAACAAGAAAGTAGAAAGCAGTGACTGACAAAGTAAGGAGAAGATAGTGCCATTTCTTGTATGTTTTCAATCTGCTGAGGcaggtaaaaaaaaatcattctagATGCAATCAGCTAGTTCCCAGCTTCCAGTAACATCTATCGTGCAAGTAAACCATCAAATGCTGATTTATTTTTTAAGCAAGGTCGGGGCTCCAGATCCTGGATATACACACGCTATGATGACGAGCCAATTGCCTTACAATGAACGAGAGACACTGCTGCAAATCTAGCATCCAAATGAGACCACTGATTGCCTATCACGCCTGTCCTGAGCCACCTGCGTCCTTCACTACCTCATAGACCGCCGAGAAATCTAGGTCCCCCAGCCCCAGGCTTCTGGCCTTCTTGAATGCCTGCGATCGAAAATTGCAGTGTCACATGTTTTCACTCAAACCCTGCGTTCTGTGAGGCATAGTGCAAGTCGAGAGGGGATGAAGGCGCACCTCATTCGCAGCTGCTGAGACCGGCATGGACACGGCGTTTTCATCTCCCAGGGCAAGAGCTAACCTCATGTCCTTCTGCTGATGTTTCAGAGGAAACGCAGGGCTGTAGCTGCCCTGCAGCATTGCAGGCCCCTTCAGCTTGAACATTGGGTTTGCAATGGCGCCGAGGTCCTATTGAAGCCAAGAAATACAGATGCAGCTATCAATCGTGACTGGGTGGAACGACAGGTTCACTGATATCTCAAAGAATAACAAGTGCCATACCAGTACGTCGAGAAGCGTCTGGGCGCTCAACCCACTTTTGTCGGCCAAACAGAGTCCCTCAGACAAAGGATTCATCATACTGCACCAAGAAACATAGTTGTACTCAGTTAGCTTACAAGCCACAAAGTTAAAGGGACTCTAAAATGTGCTAAACAGCAAAAAGGGGTTGTGCGCCTCTGACTGTGCAACAAGCATCTCAACAGAATCACATCTGAGAGAGAAGGCCTATAAATTTAACGGATAAAATCACGAGGATTTGCAGTAGATATGCTGttcaacaaaagaaaggctcCGGTTTGCAGCAAGGAAAACCTCTACCATAATGTTATAGAGTTAGAAATCATTATCATTAAATAGTTGTTACAGACTCTTTTGTTGGTCAAGTCTACAGGAGGCGTCCCAGGTCAGCTATCCGGCAACGGGAAGATAGCGCAGCTTCCGAAGCAATCCCGGAAGATCAGGAGTAGTTAGCAAGTAGGAGTCGTTTCCTTTCTTTTAGTTATCTGTTGGAGATTTGTTTAGGAATTGGAGATCTCGTTTGTGGCACCTGATCTATAAAGGTAGCCTAGATTGTAACTAGGGAATTCATCGAAGGAATAGAGTCCCGGACTGGGTCTGTTCCTCGGTCGCTCTGGTGCACCTTGCCGCCGGCGACAAGGCCAGTCCTCGTCCTGCATCCTACTACCCTATTCGTTCATCTTCTCAATCCtctcttttgcttgtttctcCCCTGCGCactccacctcccaagcatCGCCATACCAAATTGGTATCAGAGACCACAACTGGGGCATCGCCATCAGCGGCTTCCATGGACGGCCCCATCGACAACGATCCTCCGGCGACTGATTCGGAGAGATTGGCTGTTCAAGCTCACCACTCAAGTAATCAAGGTGCCTCCCGATGAgagccgccgtcgcggccgcgcCCTTGTCGTGACCTCCTACTGGTCACTCTACCTGCTACCTACCTTCCCAgtaaaataatatatttttttactgcATGAAACCCTGCAGATGCACCAAAAAATATGGGAAAATTTTAGAAATCCAACTTGGTTACACCTTAATTATATAAAAATGACAGTACAATCAGTAATGTAATTATGAGGATCAAGTAATGTAATTTGTACATAAGTTAACCAGAAACATAATTGCCTCATCAACTTTTTAAAATCGAGCCCAATTGCAAATAATAAGGAATGAACCAAACAGGTTGGGCTAGAACGTGCATGTACAAAAGTTAAGGCCTATAAAGAAGTAATCCTAGAGATTTTAGAACAAATGAACAAGAAgttaaaatgaccatgtttgcccTTATTTATTGcccatatttggcactaattaaTTTTTGCATGCACATACACTTTTCAAATAGGGTAAGAGGACTTGTTTTTTGGGCGGTGCCCCCACTTGGGGCAAGCGTTCACATTAGCAGAAGAATATTCTGTAAGCCTCCGATCGACTATAAATAGAAAGTAACTAACACATGTAAAGGGATCGGACTCTGATCCCAGGAAATAAACAACCACACCACATAGGACGTACAGTGTTACGCTCCTGAGCGGCCCGAATTTGTCTAAACCACTGTCTGAATCCTCTCCACCACAAGGTGGGATCTTGCTGTATGTTACACCCCTAGCCGAATCTTTAAACGGAGGTTCCCACGAATCCCTGCTTGCAGTACTCACCGTTAGGGTCTCTCAACGCGAGGTGGAGGTCCGCCCGAGTCGCCCGTCCTGCACGACGCGAGCGGTTTCTTCTCGTGGTTGCTTACTGAGTATGTTAGCATAGTAGTTGATTACTGAGTTAGCATAGTATTTTGTGTTAGCATCTACTAAGACCACAATCCAGGGTCCAACATCTGCACTACATGTTGTTCCACAAGCAAGACCCTTACCCACTGTGATTTAAGAAACAGACCCAGGGAAGTTTCATCATGTGGACATGGCACCTGCTTTATGATTCGTCGTCTTCGTTCACACGACAGTGATAGTACCGAACTTCACAGGGGGAGGGCTCCATTTGAGGAGACAAGATACAGACATGTGACATATATAAATTTATTCATTTGGATCTGTGGTGACGAATCAACATCGCTAGGTATCTTTGAAGTTGGAGTATATTATTGTATCGTCACGGTCGATCGTATATGATGTGATGAATCATGGCGATTTTGCTGCCTTTTGCTCAAGTTGTACGGGCAGGCCGTGCAGCGGCCACGGCTGGATGTTCCTGACGAAGGTGTTCTCCTTGCAGCAGAGCTTCCAGCTGAAGCGCCTCACCAGGTAATGCATGGCCACCAGCGTCTCGATCCTGGCGAACTCCATGCCGACGCAGAtcctcgggccgccgccgaaggCGACGAAGGAGCAAGGCGGCGCCGTCGGGTTCTCGAAGCGGGACGGGTTGAATTTGGCCGGCTCGGGGTAGATGCTCCCGTCCATGTGCGTGGCGGGCGCCGTCCAGAGCACCTTCCACCCTTTGGGgatgaggtagccgttgaactcgATGTCTTTGAGCGCTGTCCTGAAGGTGCCGAAGATCGGGGGCACCAGCCGGAGCATCTCCTGCGCGGCGCGCCACGTGAACTTCATGTTAGACAGGTCCTCCCAGGTCAGGGTGTCGCCGTCGCCCTTGCTCTTGGCGATCTCCTCGTGCTCTGCAGCGAATTAAttaatactaattaattaacAAGGGAAGGGATTATTGTTAATTATTAGTACTACAGTGGCTATCGGGATTGTTACCGTGGACCATGGCGGCGAGCGTGTCAGGATCGTCGGCGAGCTGGCGGATGAGGAAGGCGAGAAGGATGGAGGACGTGTCGTGGCCGGCGATCATGGAGGCCATGGCGTTGTCCACGACCTCCTGATCGCTCAGcagccgcgcgccgctgccgtcggTCAAGCTGAGCAGGCACGCGACGAGGTCGCTGCTCCGGGAGGCCTCGCCCCGCTCCAGCTTGGCCTTGGTCTCCCGCGTGATCCCGGCGATCACCCGGCGAGCACTGGCGCTGGCCCTGAGGCTCCGGCGGTACGCCGTGAAGGGCAGGTCCAGGGGGACGGACCACACGCCATCCAAGACGTGCTCGAAGTCGTCGAAGAGGGCTTCCCGGACGGCGCCTCGCTCCAGGCCGAAGAGCAGCAGGGAGATGATGTCGAACGTGAGCCTCTTCATCAGCGGCATCACCGTGACGGTGGCCCGGCCGGCCCAGTACTCGTCGAGGTGGCGCCGCACCTCGCCGTCGATCTTGCCCACGTACAGCCGCAGCATGTCCGGCTTGAGGAACTCGAGCAGCGCGCCGCGGACGCGCTTGTGGTCGGCGCCCATGAGCTCCAGGATCTGCCTCTCCCCGACTATCCGCCGCGTCGACTGGGGCTGCTCCGTCCCCAGCGACGCGCTGGTGAAGACGAACTTGTTGGCCGCGGGCCCCGTGAGCATCACCGTGCGGGTGCCGAAGAGCCTCAGCTTGGACACCGGCCCGTACCGCTCCACGCGCTCCTGAATCCACTGCTCTGCTGTGTTGGAGCGCAGCGCGCGGAGGAAGCCCAGGCTCTGCCCGATCACCGGCAGGCCCATCGACCCGGGGGGCAGCGGCAGCTTGCCTGGCTTCCTGCTGGCCCTCGCCGCTACGACAAGGAACACAAGGGATAAggccacggcgacggccgcCACCACAAGGGAGGGATCGCCCATATCCATCGCTACTTCGCTAGCGTCTGGTATATGGTAACTCAACTGAGGAGTGCCGTCGCAGCGCAGCTGAGACtcctcctatatatatacacTCCCGTGGCCCAGCAACAACACTGGAATCAAAGTCGCAGGTGTGTTCTAAAAAGTCGCAGGTGTGTTCTGAAAACTCGCGCGCAGGTGGGTGTCAACACACGTGACGTGAGACGTACGGGAGTGATCGCCGAGCTCCGTTTCGTCGCGGCAGCACAGCATCGTGTTTCAAAAAGCAAAGCAGCGTGTCGAACATGCGCTCATTTTCTGAGGTTAGCAGGCATCTCGTAGACCTTTAAGCTGTCGCCGGAGCCGAGGAAAAAAGGGGCTTCCTATCCATCTAGTAAAAGATAGTTAGTCTACGTATCTTTGATTCATCAACATCTCAACATATATATCAGTTTACGGCCCATAAGCAGTATTCAGagttttcttgtttttcttcaGCCTGCGGCCCACCCAATTGGTTAGCAACACACAGACAGAACCACGTGAAGTGCCCTGGCACCCTGTGCCGTGGACACCGTAGCATTTTTATtattacattttttttcttgcttcgGCCGTACTTAAACATGGTGGTTTAAAAATTTCCTTTTTCAATAATAGAAAATGGATAAATGTTGAGCCAGTATATATTATTTCAACATTTAAAAATAAAGGATTCAACAAAACTCCAAATCTGGTTCAACATTTTATATAGTTATGTTGAAATAGTATATCTGAAATGTTGAGCTAATACATCTAAAAGGTTGAaactaaaaaaacaaataataTGGTCATATGGGATCTCAAATTGTTAGAAAAATTCTGAACGAGATGATGGTTCAAAGAGAATCCAAATTGAATGCACCGTTAGAGAGAAAATTCCGTTTGAAGTTTGGAAATCAAATCTCCCACGAGCCTGTTAACATCCTCCTAGATCCCAGCACATGCTAGCACTCGTGGTCCCCCATCCCCTCAAGCAGCCGCGCCTGCCTAAAACTCCAGAAATAACAGTCTCAGTGAGAGTTTTATAGACACAGTTATCTAGATTGAGAACTAGATAACTATGTCAGATGAATTTTAtgatgatgaaactctcctcacatcccataaAACTCTATCTTTCTCATTCATTGCTATGTCAGCAAAAGTGataatatttaatgtcatgaaactcccattgagactgACCTAAGTGATCAAATCTCACATCTAGACCGTTGGTTTAAACATATATACGCATCTTAAAGCAGAAGATGGATAAGAAACTTTCTTccagaagatttttttttgagtgggTTCCGTAGATATATAGGAATCACGACGAGAAAACGGTACACACAAGAAGACCAAgagcaacaagaacaagtgctgCTCCAGGCTTGCCTTCTCCGGCCCATCGAGTAGTCCTCGTCCTGCTGGGCTTCCCAGGCTCAATGCTGGGCTTCAAACTTCCCTCACACTATCAGCACATGCAAGTGCTAACCCAATTCGCAAGGAGCTAGGCCATCCAAACGTATGGTGCTGGCCACACCCAACGCCAACGACGTCCCCTAATTTTCCTTGCTCGTCTTCCGGTGCGATGCCAATGGCTGCCTGAGCTGGAGACGCCAACCAACGGGCACCCATggtatgagaaaaaaaaagaatgctaCTTCATTAGCTCGGCCTCCGCGGCGAAGGGGACAGGAAACCTGCAATTAGTTGTGATGATAAAATTTATAAGATTGCGGACTCCATAGACTTCAGGATCATGGCAGAAGAGATATTTAATGTGGATGCGCTGTCTGGTCATATAGGGTGCGTTTGGTTACCTGCATTAGACCATAGCCAGGCTCCAGTAATACAGGTTGGGTCTGTTTGGATGCCTGCAAAGCTACATAGCTAGTCAAGATGGCAATGGGTACTCGAAACCCGAGTACCCGATGGGTTTTACCCGATAAGAAGACAGGTATGAAATGAGTTTTCTATCCGTGGGTATATTATTGGGCAAAATCTTGTAACCGTCGGGTATGGCAAGTACGGGTGCGGATGTATACTACTCATACCCGTCTACCCGCGGGTAAGAAATACCCGCACAAAAAAATAAGACATCTTAAGTgtctaactcattttagcccATATGGCCCATGAATTTGGCCCAACTCTAATTAATCCCTTctagtatatatattgttgaacTCTCCTTCAAATCCTACTCCACACTCACTCCAATTTTAGTTTGAAATGAATTATTTTTCATATGAATATGTGATATTTATATGTAATTCTCGGGTATGCTTTTCGGGTAAGGGTTACCCGTCGGGTATAAATTAACCGCCGGGTACGGGTATGGAAACATTTTTCTACCCGTGTACGGGTATGAGTAATCCGACGGGTAAAACTTAGTTGTAGCGGATACGGCTATGGGTGGCCAATACCTGACGGGtatgtacccgttgccatctaaTAGCCAGGCTCTGGCAGTGCAAAAAAGGTCCGTTGGCCTGGCTTAGCTGGTACACGAAATTCTGACCGCATTAGCTAAGCTAGGCCTGGTCTGTGCAACCCGTGAACTCCACTCACCTCTGACCTCCCCCGTCAGTCACCGCCGCAACCTTTTCCCTCACCTCCGCTCACCATCCCCTTCGTCTCCGCCTCCGGCCTCCGGCGAGCGCCTGCGGCTTTCGCAGCACTTGGGCGGACCAACGCCGGAGCTCGCACTCCCGCATGCATGGCCGGCCACATGATGGATGCGTTCCCTGCAAGTCCGAGCTCGCCCGCCCCGTGAAGCTCGCCTACGCGACTGGCGGCGACACATAGCCCACGGCGGCCTTCAGCGCACTGCAGTCTCAATGCCCCATGGCGGCCGGTTGTGCCCCAGCCGTAACTGAACTTAGATGAGGGCCACCGGCCGTAGCTCCCCTTGGATTGAGAGGATTGGGAAGATAGCAATGGCGACACAAAGAAATTGGATTTCGTGTTCCTCGTTCTTCCCCAGCCGTCGGAACTTCAAATCACCTTTCTCTTGCCCGATTCGATCTGATTCATGGGCGATGCACCTCAAAATCTTGCTGGGGAAAGAAGCTGTCAACATTGCTTGATGATTTGTTTGATTTGGTTTTGATCTTCAAGACAAGGGCAACCTGAagcctttttccccttttttttcttgtttattcATGTTCTTTTTCTACTTCCCAGACTACACGACCGAAGCATGCCTGCAGAAACGGTTGTGCTCGTCCACTGTCGGCGCCTTCGCTTTCGCTCGTTAGATGGCCTGTCGCTGGAGGTGGCGGCCATTGGACCGGCAAGTTGCTGACTGCTGTGGCATGTGTGGAATGAGTGCTGTAAGCTTATCCTTGAAAAGAGAACGTGATTTTACACAGAGCAATgcatgcaactaaacaagaatTATTCTGTACAGACTTAGCAGATACATGCAACCAAACATGATGTAATTGCATTGCACTAGCCTGGCTTGTGCTAGCCTGGCTTACGATCTAAGCCTGGCCAAACTAGTTCATGAACCAAACAGCAAAATCAGCAGCATATTGGACGTGCAACTCAGTTTTATATGGTTGTGGGATGAATAGTATCTTGCCGGAGCTCTAGGAACCAAGCTGCTCTGATTTTTATGGCTGCAACACTAAAAAACAACCGGATTTTACGGCCGCGGAGACTTGCCGGACCTGCGGTTGCCAGCACCGCCGGAGCACAGCCATTTGTTTATGGAGTGTTTTGGCACACATTTGGTACTCTAAATAGAAGATCAAGACCAAACTCAAAGATGAAAAATGAAGTTTAACTCCAAGAGATAAGTAGATATCATTTGGTAGAAAGAAAAGGAtcaatcaaacaaaaaatgttTCAATTTGATATCTAGAGGGTTCTTTGGAGAGAGAGGCAGTGTTCAAAATTTCGGcaaaatttcgcgaaattcgGTGATTTCGCCCCCtctgaaatttgaaaatttcagaaataataatttaaatatatttaaaagtatttttaaaaatagtctaaaaatgaatttcggccgaaatttcgcgaaATTCGGTGATTTCAGCCATGTCCGAAATTTTTTGACAAACAAAATTCAAAACCCTGAAGAGAGGTCACTTCTCCCCATGGGGGACTTGCCGCCGAGTGTTTTGGTTAGCCAAGAGTGTCTTGAAAGGCTAAAATGGAAGTGGTGATCTAAACGACATCAAGGGGTATCTAGTTGAAGCTAATCAAAAGGATGGATCAAAGTTTAGAGCAAGCAACAATCCAAAAGAAAAGCAAGAATTGGAGAAGAGTTACATATTGGTATCTTAATTATTCTCCAACAAGTTGAGTCAATGGAagaagcaagccaaccacaacaagaaAATGCACTTGATCATTggtcttcaccaagctattaaTTTGGTATCGGACTTCACATTGCTATTGGAGTAATGAATTGGaatctactccctccttccccatttataaggcatggtggaacatgacacggtcttctaaacaacactttgaccatttatttattatatattatatcacttttgattataaacttataattattgtaaactatatttgattatgaatccaatcatatgaaatttgcattataaaaataaaaatttaatagtcaaattattggtcaaagatgagaaggtttgaatcttgatatacgtgtatgccttataaacggggaaggagggagtatatgactatcctctactctAATCCAACATAAAACAAGTACCATTACATGACATATACATTCATACTATACTAAGGTCATATTTAGTGTAGCCATACCTAGAGATCATTATTCATTAAAAATTAAATGATTTAAAGTTCATATAACGCCACTATTGCGTCTATGCACAACAAGCTTGTGCGTGGCTCCGGGCAAGGCAGTGTGAGGGCCACACTTAATAATTCTATAAGAGAACTAAAATTACACATCCTCGCCACGGCAGGTGTATAGCAGACAACAGATAGATAGTAAAaggttactccctccgttccaaactaTAAATCATTTCAAGAATTTTGAAGAGTCAAACtatttcaaagtttgaccaaaattatagagagaaatacaaTTTATAAGATTGAATAGATCAACTATTTGCTCGGCGCCGGTGAATACTCTCTCTGCAATTTTTTAATTGCCACATCATATATAGCTGACCATTGCAGACGCCCTTAGTGCCATTTGAGGCAAATACAATTGAGCGGATTTTGCAAATGTTGCCATGCAAGGTAGCATTTCCTTCCGGTAAATGTGCGTTGAGCAGAAGAGCATGATCGAGCAGGGAACCTCTCCCCGCGGCATTGAGCCTGAGAATCGCGGCAGGACGCGAGGACTCGGCCGGAGTCGCGGCCGGAGTGCCGGACGGAGCACACGGCCGTGTTCCAGGGGGCAAATTAaagcaaccccccccccccccccccccccttgccgGGCGTGCTCCGGactgcacggcggcggccgccatggATGATGGATTGACTCCTGCAGGTCAAGTCGTCGTTGGGAATCAAGCCGTGACCGCTTCGCCGATCGAGATCGATGAGATGACTGCTACGTAGCCGGCCGTGCCGTAGGAATCAAGGCTTCATTGTTAGCTTGTGATAGAGCAGCAGGAGTCAGCAAAGGTCCAACGGCAGTAAAGCAATCTGGTCACGAGGAGCGGGTCCAAGTCAACCAGTCAAGATCATTTCTGGTGTCGTGTGGCCCCTTTCTATTCTGGTTTCCCACTACGGCCTAGAATACGACTATTTGAGAGAAAGATGCCGCTTACGGTAATTATTAGCACTTTGTTTTGGTTTCTAGAGTAATTTGCATGCATGAATGCCAACAAATCCAACTGCAGATCGAATTGGCGCCCAGAGACGCATGCAAAAGGAACATGTGGTAAAGAAGGCGCCGGAATTGCAAGAGGAAAAGGTGGCCGGGCCGCCGAGGCCAGGAGCTAGGCACACACTGTTGCTACGGCGACGGCTGCTTCTAGTCTAGCTTCTAGAAGGCTTTATTCCAGGTTCATCAGGCATAGGCATGTGCTCCGCACCAGCTTCATGTGATCAATCAAGCAAGTGCGAGACAAACGGAGCGACGCCTTTCGAGACACCTTTACACTACAACCAGTGAGTGTGTCGTCCAGTGTGGCGCACAGTGTATGTGACCTCGTCGTCTTCGCCGCtagctcctctcctcctccggcgaggTCGTCGGCGCCAAATGGACGGCCGGGGGCCCCGGCCTGGAGCATCTAAGAACGGAAACCGAGCAGATGGAAAATCATGTGACATGGACGCGATCGATGCTCCTGTAGTGTCCCTCTCTGGCCATGGCGGGTTACCGCATCAGAAATATCTGATTACCGCGAGTGCGATATGACGCCGTTGCTTCGCGGAGGAGCTGATGAAATAAATCATCGGGGTGATGCATGACAACCTTGTGTAGTTGTGTTTCGTCAGTGTGCCTGCTAGTGCTATCTGAGTGCGTGCCTTCCAAGAGTGATCAAGGCAGAAAACAAGCATCACGTACGTACTGGCCACGAGTACTAAGTTTCGACATGATCAAGATAGccaacttgt
This window of the Panicum virgatum strain AP13 chromosome 1K, P.virgatum_v5, whole genome shotgun sequence genome carries:
- the LOC120705320 gene encoding taxadiene 5-alpha hydroxylase-like encodes the protein MDMGDPSLVVAAVAVALSLVFLVVAARASRKPGKLPLPPGSMGLPVIGQSLGFLRALRSNTAEQWIQERVERYGPVSKLRLFGTRTVMLTGPAANKFVFTSASLGTEQPQSTRRIVGERQILELMGADHKRVRGALLEFLKPDMLRLYVGKIDGEVRRHLDEYWAGRATVTVMPLMKRLTFDIISLLLFGLERGAVREALFDDFEHVLDGVWSVPLDLPFTAYRRSLRASASARRVIAGITRETKAKLERGEASRSSDLVACLLSLTDGSGARLLSDQEVVDNAMASMIAGHDTSSILLAFLIRQLADDPDTLAAMVHEHEEIAKSKGDGDTLTWEDLSNMKFTWRAAQEMLRLVPPIFGTFRTALKDIEFNGYLIPKGWKVLWTAPATHMDGSIYPEPAKFNPSRFENPTAPPCSFVAFGGGPRICVGMEFARIETLVAMHYLVRRFSWKLCCKENTFVRNIQPWPLHGLPVQLEQKAAKSP
- the LOC120705294 gene encoding glyoxylate/succinic semialdehyde reductase 1-like isoform X2, coding for MMNPLSEGLCLADKSGLSAQTLLDVLDLGAIANPMFKLKGPAMLQGSYSPAFPLKHQQKDMRLALALGDENAVSMPVSAAANEAFKKARSLGLGDLDFSAVYEVVKDAGGSGQA
- the LOC120705294 gene encoding glyoxylate/succinic semialdehyde reductase 1-like isoform X1; translated protein: MMNPLSEGLCLADKSGLSAQTLLDVLDLGAIANPMFKLKGPAMLQGSYSPAFPLKHQQKDMRLALALGDENAVSMPVSAAANEAFKRTGVIGNQWSHLDARFAAVSLVHCKAIGSSS